Within Sphingobium sp. SCG-1, the genomic segment AGTGCAGTAGCCCCTGCCCTCTCCAATCAACTCGGTGCCATTGAACAGCGGCTTGGACCGATAGCCTATCTGCCGCTCGACGCGCTCAAGCGCTATGAGGGAAATCCGCGCAAACATCCCGAAAAGCAGCTGGTCAAGTTGGAAGCCTCGATCCGCAACTTTGGCTTCACCATTCCGGTGCTCCTCGACAGTGACAATATCATCATCGCTGGCGAAGCAAGGGTGGAAGCGGCACGAAGAGCGGGCATGCGCGAAGTGCCGGTCCTCGTTGCCGACCATTGGAGCCAGGCACAGGTGCGCGCCTATCGGCTGATCGACAACCGTCTGGCTGAACATGCGCAGTGGGATCGGGAGCTTCTCGCAGTAGAGTTCGCCGCCATCATTGATATGGGCGAAGTCTCGGTCGATCTGCTCGGTTGGGAGATCGGCGAAATAGATGTCCTGCTTGAAGAGCAGGCAGACAATGCTGCCGGCTGTGATGAAGCTGACGCCGTGCCGCCGTTACCCGTAGTGCCGGTAACCCGTACCGGCGACATCTGGTTGCTGGGCAAGCACCGCCTGATCTGCGGGTCTTCTCTGGACCTTAGTGTGTGGGAAAGGCTGATGGATGGGGCGAGCGGTACAATGGCCTTTACCGATCCACCGTATAATGTGCCGATCGTAGGTCATGTCTCGGGTCTAGGGCAAGCGCGTCACGAGGAATTTGCAATGGCGTGCGGGGAAATGAGCCGCGCCGAGTTCATCGAATTTCTGGCGGGCTTTCTGGAAGCCATGTGCGCGCATTTGGCTGACGGTGCCATGGTCGATGTCTGCATGGATTGGCGGCACATTTACGAGCTACAGGTCGCCGTCGAAAAAGTCGGACTGTCCATCCTCAACATGTGCGTCTGGAATAAGGCCAATGGGGGAATGGGGTCCCTCTACCGGGCCAAATATGAGCTGGTATTAATCTGCAAGAAGGGCACTGGCCCCCATGTCAATAATGTCGAACTGGGCAAGCATGGCCGATATCGGACTTCAGTATGGGATTATGCTGGCGTTAATAGCTTCTCCAGCACCCGCATGCAAGATCTGGCCGATCATCCTACCGTAAAGCCCATAGCGCTCGTCGCTGATGCGATCCGCGACGTGACCCGACCCGGGGCTATCGTCACCGATGCGTTCATGGGTTCGGGCACGACGATATTGGCGGCCGAGCGGGCGGGACGGATCGCCTATGGCGTCGAGATCGCGCCTGGCTATGTCGACGTCGCGCTGCGCCGCTGGGAGGCGATGACCGGTCGTGAGGCGCTGCTCGCGGCAACTGGGCAGAGCTTCCGCGAAGTGGCGGCTGTTCGTCTCAGCGAAGCTGATGAAACGCCTGCCGGCATCGCTGTTGCAGCCTGATCTTACGGCCACGGCCTTTGTGGCCGCAGCCTCACATCTTCTCACCGAAAGAATACCACCATGACTATCCTGTCCGATACCTCTATCGTTCCCCAACCCGTCATCAATCCTCGGCCCCGCACCCGGGTCGTGCCTGTTCATCAGAGCGATGCGAAACCCACTCCCGAAGCTATGCCGCTGAACCCTATCGGCCTGCCCACTGCTGAGCTCACTCAAGCCACCGCACAATCGAGCTACGAGATCGGCTATGGCAAGCCACCGGTGCACAGCCGCTTTGCCAAGGGACAGTCGGGCAATCCCAACGGACGCGCCAAGCGGATAAAGACCCTGAACGTCATTGTGCGAGAGCAGATGACGCAAGCCGTCACCATCCGGAGCGGCGGCCGTGACAAGAAGGTCAGTCGCGCCGAGGCACTGGTCATGAAGGCTATGGAAGCTGCGTCAAAGGGTGACTTGCGCGCCATTGAAAAGCTTCTTGTCCGCTTTGCCGCGGCAATGCCGGACAAGGTGGATGAGCTTGACGAGGCAATAAGGGCTGAGGCCGAACCGCTCACTGCCACTGACGCAGCAACGCTCGATGCCTTGCGCCAGATGATGGCCGCTGATCTGGATAAAGGACTGGCGTCATGACCTTCGAACGCAATCTGCTGGCCGCAGCCCGTCGCACGCACCTCCTCGCCTTTCTGATGAAGGTATTTGAAACCCTGCACCCTGGAGAGCCGCCGCTCGACGCCGTCTGGTATTTGCAGGCTATGTGCAATGGCCTGGAGGCAGTCGGGCGTGGCGAGAAGACCCGCTATATGATCGCGGTGCCCCCGCGCCATCTCAAGTCGATCACAACCGCAGTCGCCTTTACCGCCTGGATGTTGGGGCACAAGCCAGCGATGAAGATCATGGTCGCAACCTATAGCCAGGACTTGGCGCGCAAACATGCCGACGGGTGCCGCACGGTTATGGATAGCGAATGGTATCGCAGGCTCTTTCCCGCCACCCGGATCAAGGATGGCGGCAATCGCCAGCTTGAGACCATTACGACGGCCGGCGGATCGCGCAAAGCCGTCTCGCTTGGTGGATCGGTGACAGGGCATGGCGCTGATCTCATCATCGTCGACGACTTGATGATGGCGGACGAAGCGTTCAGCGCTACGGCACGCGAGAATGTCAGGCGCTGGTTCGACAATACGCTGGTCAGTCGTCTCAACAGCAAGCGATTGGGTGCGATCGTCTCAATCCAGCAGCGGCTGCATGAAGATGATCTGCCCGCCTATCTGATCGAGAAAGGCTATGAGACGCTGATCCTGCCGGCCACCGC encodes:
- a CDS encoding site-specific DNA-methyltransferase — its product is MTTIVKAKRAGRASGSAVAPALSNQLGAIEQRLGPIAYLPLDALKRYEGNPRKHPEKQLVKLEASIRNFGFTIPVLLDSDNIIIAGEARVEAARRAGMREVPVLVADHWSQAQVRAYRLIDNRLAEHAQWDRELLAVEFAAIIDMGEVSVDLLGWEIGEIDVLLEEQADNAAGCDEADAVPPLPVVPVTRTGDIWLLGKHRLICGSSLDLSVWERLMDGASGTMAFTDPPYNVPIVGHVSGLGQARHEEFAMACGEMSRAEFIEFLAGFLEAMCAHLADGAMVDVCMDWRHIYELQVAVEKVGLSILNMCVWNKANGGMGSLYRAKYELVLICKKGTGPHVNNVELGKHGRYRTSVWDYAGVNSFSSTRMQDLADHPTVKPIALVADAIRDVTRPGAIVTDAFMGSGTTILAAERAGRIAYGVEIAPGYVDVALRRWEAMTGREALLAATGQSFREVAAVRLSEADETPAGIAVAA
- a CDS encoding DUF5681 domain-containing protein; this translates as MTILSDTSIVPQPVINPRPRTRVVPVHQSDAKPTPEAMPLNPIGLPTAELTQATAQSSYEIGYGKPPVHSRFAKGQSGNPNGRAKRIKTLNVIVREQMTQAVTIRSGGRDKKVSRAEALVMKAMEAASKGDLRAIEKLLVRFAAAMPDKVDELDEAIRAEAEPLTATDAATLDALRQMMAADLDKGLAS